From Solea solea chromosome 20, fSolSol10.1, whole genome shotgun sequence, one genomic window encodes:
- the si:ch211-215i13.3 gene encoding brain and acute leukemia cytoplasmic protein has protein sequence MIFLMGCGGSRADVIVEPRYHESWTRETESTWLTNTDVETPLPVANSKALESSLREKRTVTTGTQCGKQSLTSTGSNHQRRSRRSLTDQTARDTKRRASKEAGVPTPKDGPSVNISGGEDAEAGKVCDER, from the exons ATGATTTTTCTCATGGGTTGCGGAGGGAGTCGGGCGGACGTGATCGTCGAGCCGAGGTATCATGAAAGCTGGACCAGGGAGACGGAATCGACGTGGCTCACCAACACGGACGTGGAGACGCCTCTGCCAGTGGCCAACA GTAAAGCTCTGGAGTCCAGTCTGAGAGAGAAGAGGACGGTGACCACAGGCACTCAGTGTGGGAAGCAAAGCCTCACCTCCACCGGCTCCAACCACCAGAGGAGGTCCAGACGCTCGCTGACTGAT CAAACAGCTCGTGACACCAAAAGGCGGGCATCAAAAGAGGCCGGCGTTCCAACGCCTAAGGACGGCCCGTCGGTCAACATCAGCGGCGGTGAAGACGCTGAAGCGGGCAAAGTGTGTGACGAAAGATGA